The nucleotide sequence ACGTCGCATCGATCTCCTCCGCGTCGAGCGAGCTCAGGTACAGGTCCAGCGCCGTCTGGACGATGGTGGAGAGGCCGCGGTCACCGCGCCGGCGCGCCAGGGCGCTGATCGCGGCATGGGTGTCGTCGTCCAGCTCGACAGTCGTGCGCATGCATCTGCATCCTAACATGCAGGGGGGTCACGGAGATCCTGACGAGCGTGTCCATCCTCGAGCTCCGTCATGACCGGCATGATGGGTGACGGCCCGTCGTCCCCAGCTCCACCGCCCACCGATGCCCACCCGCCGATCAGCCGCCGTCGCCTACGAGCGACGGATCGAACAGCGCCTCGCCGCCATCTCCGATCGGATCCGGTCCGGTGACCCCACGGGGACGGTGACCGACACGACGCGGGTGCTGACCGACCTCAACACGGCGGTGCAGCGCTACGACTCCTCCAACGGCTTCCTCAACCGGCTCTTCGACTCGGCGAGGGCGGTGCACGGCCGGGCCGTCGCGGCAGACCCGCCTCGCCCCAAGCGGCTGGCCGAGGTCCTGTGGCGCCTCG is from Euzebya sp. and encodes:
- a CDS encoding ribbon-helix-helix protein, CopG family, producing MRTTVELDDDTHAAISALARRRGDRGLSTIVQTALDLYLSSLDAEEIDATLALRGSVSETSAAQMLEEMTRVRSGWRSTA